One Lepus europaeus isolate LE1 chromosome X, mLepTim1.pri, whole genome shotgun sequence genomic window carries:
- the MOSPD1 gene encoding motile sperm domain-containing protein 1 — protein MHQQKRQPELVEGNLPVFVFPTELIFYADDQSTHKQVLTLYNPYEFALKFKVLCTTPNKYVVVDAAGAVKPQCCVDIVIRHRDVRSCHYGVIDKFRLQVSEQSQRKALGRKEVVATLLPSAKEQQKEEEEKRIKEHLTESLFFEQSFQPENKSVSSGPSLLTVFLGVVCIAALMLPTLGDVESLVPLYLHLSVNQKLVAAYILGLITMAILRT, from the exons ATGCATCAACAAAAAAGACAACCAGAGTTAGTGGAAGGGAATCTTCCTGTTTTTGTGTTTCCCACGGAGCTCATATTTTATGCTGATGATCAGTCAACACATAAGCAAGTGTTGACTCTATACAATCCCTATGAGTTTGCCTTAAAGTTCAAAG TTTTGTGTACTACTCCAAATAAGTATGTTGTCGTTGATGCTGCAGGTGCAGTAAAGCCTCAGTGTTGTGTGGATAT TGTAATCCGTCACAGAGATGTTCGATCCTGTCACTATGGTGTGATAGACAAGTTCCGCCTCCAAGTTTCTGAGCAAAGCCAGAGGAAGGCTTTAGGAAGGAAAGAGGTTGTTGCTACTCTCCTGCCATCCGCAAAAGAACaacaaaaggaagaagaggaaaaaagaataaaggagcaTTTaactgaaagtttattttttgagcaGTCGTTTCAACCAG AAAACAAAAGTGTCTCCTCAGGACCTAGTTTACTAACTGTTTTCCTGGGAGTGGTGTGCATTGCAGCTCTGATGCTACCCACGCTGGGGGATGTGGAATCGCTGGTGCCTCTCTACCTCCACTTAAGTGTGAATCAAAAATTAGTGGCTGCTTATATCTTAG gtctTATTACAATGGCTATACTTAGAACATGA